The Halichoerus grypus chromosome 15, mHalGry1.hap1.1, whole genome shotgun sequence genome includes a window with the following:
- the ANKRD11 gene encoding ankyrin repeat domain-containing protein 11 isoform X2 has product MPKGGCSRTPQHEDFSLSNDMVEKQTGKKDKDKVSLTKTPKLDRSDGGKEVRERATKRKLPFTVGANGEQKDSDTEKQGPERKRIKKEPVTRKAGLLFGMGLSGIRAGYPLSERQQVALLMQMTAEESANSPVDTTPKHPSQSTVCQKGTPNSASKTKDKVNKRNERGETRLHRAAIRGDARRIKELIGEGADVNVKDFAGWTALHEACNRGYYDVAKQLLAAGAEVNTKGLDDDTPLHDAANNGHYKVVKLLLRYGGNPQQSNRKGETPLKVANSPTMVNLLLGKGTYTSSEESSTESSEEEDAPSFAPSSSVDGNNTDSEFEKGLKHKAKNPEPQKTVTPVKDEYEFDEDDEQDRVPPVDDKHLLKKDYRKETKSNSFISIPKMEVKSYTKNNTIAPKKAAHRILSDTSDEEDVGVTVGTGEKLRLSAHAILPSNKTREPSSSKQQKEKKVKKKRKKETKGKEVRFGKRNDKFCSSESDSESSESGEDDGDSVGSSGCLKESPLVLKDPSLFSSLSASSTSSHGSSAAQKQNPSHSDPHAKHWRTDNWKTISSPAWSEVSSLSDSTRTRLTSESDCSSEGSSVESLKPVRKKQEHRKRGSLQSALSEKKSSFHGSVDGAIPKLDKEGKVVKKHKTKHKHKNKEKGLCSVGQELKLKSFTYEYEDSKQRSEKAILLDNDVSSENKLKALKHDRDHFKKDERLGKMKSEDKEWLFKEEVVKVSKDEKSLKRIKDMSRSFREEKDRLNKAEKEKLVKEKSPKEEKLRLYKEERKKKSKDRPSKLEKKNDFKEDRLSKEKEKTFKEEKEKLKKEKVYKEDSSAFDEYCNKSQFLENEDTKFSLSDDQQDRWFSDLSDSSFDFKGDDSWDSPVTDYRDVKSDPVARLILETVKEDSKDKKRENKGREKRDYGDKRNDRDAFFRKKDRDCLDKSCERRKEQMEKHKGVPTCLPEKDKKRRESAEGGRDRKDPLEGTKERKDGRAKPEEAYREELKELGGEASFKDRPDCDFGKGLEPWERLHPAREKEKKEKVKLEKYKDKSSDKDKSEKSILEKCQKDKEFDKCFKEKKDSKEKHKDTHSKDKERKASLDQVKEKREKTFPGLLSEDFPEKKDEKKGKEKSWYIADIFTDESEDEKDEYAASGLRLGEAGDPPRVDGPPDPDRHRKHSADRQHSEKQKDRELREKKKEKGALEGGKDKKEKVLEKHKDKKDKDSAEKYKDRKDRMSVDSTQEKKNKQKPPEKVERKPPAEDKAKSRHRDRPDREHCRDRKASRSTEAEKSLLEKLEEEALHAYREDSNDKASEVSSDSFTDRGQEPGLSALLEVSFTEPPEEKVKEKERHRHSSSSSKKSHDRERIKKDKSEKREKSDDYKDSGGRKDPSQYDKDFSDADAYGIPYGTKADVEDGLDKAIELFSTEKKDKNDSEREPSKKVEKELKPYGSSTASALKERRRREKHREKWRDDRDKHRDRHGDGLLRHHKDEQRPAARDKDNPPNPLRDKSREESLKLSETKLKEKFKENPEKEKGDPAKVSNGNEKLPVSRDVGKRDARPREKLLGDGDLMMTSFERMLSQKDLEVEERHKRHKERMKQMEKMRHRSGDPKLKERMKPAEDARKKSLDAPPKKPLALDPALKDRKLKESAPAPPAAENKPHPGPAVDARDWLAGPHMKEVLPASPRPDQGRPTGVPTPASVVSCPSYEEAMHTPRTPSCSADEYSDLIFDCADPQPVSSTSARACSPSFFDRFSVAAGGVCETASQTPTRPLCTSLYRSVSVDIRRTPEEEFSPGDKLFRQQSVPTASTYDSPGQHLEDKAPGPPGPAEKFACLSPGYYSPDYGIPSPKADALHCPPAAAVNTTPSPEGAFPGLQAKSPPPHRDELLAPSMEGALPPDLGIPLDATEDQQATAAIIPPEPSYLEPLDEGPFSTVITEEPVEWAHPAASDQGLSCSLIGGAPENPVSWPVGPDLLLKSPQRLPESPQHFCPSEAVHPAAPGPFGATEPPYPGSPDSYPLSATEPGLEGAKGDVGEAVPASVSAPEEPAAFAPASRLEPFFSNCKPLPEAAPDTAPEPACLTTVAQVEALGPMESNFLENGHDLSALGQVEPVPWPDGFPSAEDDLDLGPFSLPDLPPLQAKDVSDVETEPIEEPALIPPEETPAGPPVVLNGGDGPATAAEDQPLRPPDQVAPRLAAEPEPPEEPQPDATVEAAVEAGAVLEGRVPEDSDSSLGPAPAPPEQQPPGSGEEAAEGQDAPAASHSVPDAPVDGSAVADGAGPLDSAGLEGPLGSIQPEVMEPEPKPAAEAPKAPKVEEIPQRMTRNRAQMLANQNKQSSPPSEKEPAPAPAPRAKGRCCEEDDPQAQHPRKRRFQRSSQQLQQQMNTSTQQTREVIQQTLAAIVDAIKLDDIEPYHSDRSNPYFEYLQIRKKIEEKRKILCYITPQAPQCYAEYVTYTGSYLLDGKPLSKLHIPVIAPPPSLAEPLKELFKQQETVRGKLRLQHSIEREKLIVSCEQEILRVHCRAARTIANQAVPFSACTMLLDSEVYNMPLESQGDENKSVRDRFNARQFISWLQDVDDKYDRMKTCLLMRQQHEAAALNAVQRMEWQLKVQELDPAGHKSLCVNEVPSFYVPMVDVNDDFVLLPA; this is encoded by the exons AGAAGCAGGGTCCTGAGCGGAAGAGGATTAAGAAGGAGCCTGTCACCCGGAAGGCCGGACTGCTGTTTGGCATGGGGCTGTCTGGGATCCGAGCCGGCTACCCCCTCTCCGAGCGCCAGCAGGTGGCTCTCCTCATGCAGATGACTGCCGAGGAGTCTGCCAATAGCCCAG TAGACACAACACCAAAGCACCCCTCCCAGTCGACAGTGTGTCAGAAGGGGACACCTAACTCTGCCtcaaaaaccaaagacaaagtgAACAAGCGAAACGAGCGCGGAGAGACCCGCCTGCATCGTGCGGCCATCCGCGGGGACGCCCGGCGCATCAAGGAGCTCATCGGCGAGGGCGCGGACGTCAACGTCAAGGACTTCGCAG GCTGGACAGCGCTGCACGAGGCGTGTAACCGTGGCTACTACGACGTCGCCAAGCAGCTGCTGGCCGCGGGCGCGGAGGTGAACACCAAGGGCCTGGATGACGACACCCCCCTGCACGACGCTGCCAACAATGGGCACTACAAG GTGGTGAAGCTGTTGTTACGGTATGGAGGGAACCCTCAGCAAAGCAACAGAAAAGGCGAGACGCCCCTAAAGGTGGCCAACTCCCCGACCATGGTGAATCTCCTGTTGGGCAAGGGGACCTACACATCCAGCGAGGAGAGCTCGACCG AGAGCTCAGAGGAGGAAGACGCCCCGTCGTTCGCACCTTCTAGCTCAGTTGACGGCAATAACACAGACTCTGAATTTGAGAAAGGCCTAAAGCACAAGGCTAAGAATCCAGAGCCCCAGAAAACTGTGACCCCTGTCAAGGATGAATACGAGTTTGACGAGGATGACGAGCAGGACAGAGTCCCTCCAGTGGACGACAAACACTTACTGAAAAAGGATTACAGAAAAGAAACTAAAtcaaacagttttatttctatacccaaaatggaagtgaaaagttACACTAAAAACAACACAATTGCACCAAAGAAAGCGGCTCATCGAATCTTGTCAGACACGTCGGACGAGGAGGACGTTGGTGTCACTGTGGGGACAGGAGAGAAGCTGAGACTCTCGGCACATGCAATATTGCCCAGTAACAAAACACGGGAACCTTCCAGTTCCaagcagcagaaggaaaaaaaagtgaaaaagaagcgaaagaaagaaacaaaaggcaaagaAGTGCGATTTGGAAAGAGGAACGACAAGTTCTGCTCATCGGAGTCGGACAGTGAGTCCTCAGAGAGTGGCGAGGACGATGGGGACTCGGTGGGGAGCTCCGGCTGCCTCAAGGAGTCCCCGCTGGTGCTGAAGGACCCCTCCCTGTTCAGCTCTCTGTCTGCCTCCTCCACCTCGTCCCACGGGAGCTCTGCTGCCCAGAAGCAGAACCCCAGCCACTCAGACCCGCACGCCAAGCACTGGCGGACAGACAATTGGAAAACCATTTCTTCTCCTGCCTGGTCAGAGGTTAGCTCTCTGTCAGACTCCACAAGGACGAGACTGACGAGTGAGTCTGATTGCTCCTCTGAGGGCTCCAGCGTGGAGTCGCTGAAGCCCGTGAGGAAGAAGCAAGAGCACAGGAAGAGGGGCAGCCTGCAGAGCGCCCTGTCCGAGAAGAAGAGCTCTTTCCATGGCAGTGTGGATGGGGCCATTCCCAAGCTGGACAAGGAGGGGAAGGTCGTCAAGAAACACAAAAcgaaacacaaacacaaaaacaaggagaaagggCTGTGTTCAGTCGGTCAGGAACTCAAGCTGAAAAGCTTCACCTATGAGTACGAGGACTCCAAGCAGAGGTCCGAGAAGGCCATACTTCTGGACAACGATGTATCCAGCGAAAACAAGTTGAAGGCCTTGAAGCACGACAGGGACCACTTCAAGAAGGACGAGAGACTTGGCAAAATGAAGTCAGAGGACAAGGAATGGCTCTTTAAAGAGGAGGTGGTCAAAGTTTCCAAGGATGAAAAATCCCTGAAGAGAATCAAAGACATGAGCAGGTCTTTCCGAGAAGAAAAGGACCGtttaaataaagcagaaaaggagaaattagtGAAGGAAAAGTCTCCTAAAGAGGAAAAACTGAGACTAtacaaagaggaaaggaagaaaaagtccaAAGACAGGCCCtcaaaattagagaaaaagaatgacTTTAAAGAGGACAGActttcaaaggagaaagaaaagactttcaaagaagagaaagaaaaactcaaaaaagaaaaggtttataAGGAAGACTCGTCCGCTTTTGATGAATACTGTAACAAGAGTCAGTTTCTGGAGAACGAAGACACCAAGTTCAGCCTTTCTGACGACCAGCAGGACAGGTGGTTTTCCGACCTGTCCGACTCGTCCTTTGATTTCAAAGGGGACGACAGCTGGGATTCTCCAGTGACGGACTACAGGGACGTGAAGAGTGACCCTGTGGCCAGACTGATCCTGGAGACAGTGAAAGAGGACAGCAAGGACAAGAAGCGGGAAAACAAGGGCCGCGAGAAGCGAGACTATGGGGACAAGCGGAACGACAGGGACGCTTTCTTCAGGAAGAAGGACAGGGACTGTCTGGACAAGAGCTGcgagaggaggaaggagcagatggagaagcaCAAAGGCGTCCCCACCTGCCTTCCTGAGAAGGACAAAAAGAGGAGGGAGTCTGCCGAGGGCGGGCGGGACCGGAAGGACCCCCTCGAGGGCACCAAGGAGCGCAAGGACGGCAGGGCCAAGCCCGAGGAGGCGTACCGGGAGGAGCTGAAGGAGCTGGGCGGCGAGGCCAGCTTCAAGGACAGGCCCGACTGCGACTTCGGGAAGGGCCTGGAGCCCTGGGAGAGGCTCCACCCcgccagagagaaggagaagaaggagaaagtgaaattagagaaatataaagaCAAGTCCAGTGACAAAGATAAAAGCGAAAAATCCATCCTTGAGAAGTGTCAGAAGGACAAGGAATTTGACaaatgttttaaagagaaaaaagatagcAAGGAGAAGCATAAAGATACACACAGCAAAGACAAGGAGAGGAAAGCGTCTCTCGACCAAGttaaggaaaagagggagaagactTTCCCTGGGCTTCTCTCCGAGGACTTCCCTGAGAAGAAGGAcgagaagaagggaaaggagaagagcTGGTACATCGCAGACATCTTCACCGACGAGAGCGAGGATGAGAAAGACGAGTACGCGGCCAGCGGGCTCAGACTCGGGGAGGCCGGGGACCCGCCCCGGGTGGACGGCCCCCCAGACCCTGACCGGCACCGGAAGCACTCCGCCGACCGGCAGCactcagagaagcagaaagaCCGGGAGCTccgagaaaagaaaaaggagaagggagcCCTAGAAGGGGgcaaagacaagaaagagaaagtccTCGAGAAGCACAAAGACAAGAAGGATAAAGACTCCGCAGAAAAGTACAAGGACAGGAAAGACCGGATGTCCGTCGACTccactcaggaaaagaaaaacaaacagaagcccCCAGAGAAGGTGGAGAGGAAGCCCCCTGCCGAGGACAAGGCCAAGAGCAGGCACCGGGACAGGCCAGACAGGGAGCACTGCCGAGACAGGAAGGCATCGAGGAGCACGGAGGCCGAGAAGAGCCTGctggagaagctggaggaggaggccCTGCACGCGTACAGGGAGGACTCCAACGACAAGGCCAGCGAGGTGTCCTCGGACAGCTTCACGGACCGCGGGCAGGAGCCGGGCCTCAGTGCCCTCCTGGAGGTGTCCTTCACAGAGCCCCCCGAGGAGAAGGtcaaggagaaagagaggcaCAGACACTCTTCGTCCTCGTCCAAGAAAAGCCACGATCGAGAGAGAATCAAGAAAGACAAGTccgagaaaagagagaagagcgATGATTACAAGGACTCTGGCGGCAGGAAGGACCCCAGCCAGTACGACAAAGACTTCTCGGATGCCGACGCTTATGGGATCCCTTACGGCACGAAAGCCGACGTGGAGGACGGGTTAGATAAAGCCATCGAGCTCTTCTCCACTGAGAAGAAAGATAAGAACGATTCTGAAAGAGAACCCTCCAAGAAAGTAGAGAAGGAGCTGAAGCCCTACGGGTCCAGCACCGCCAGCGCCCtcaaggagaggaggaggagggagaagcaccGGGAGAAGTGGAGGGACGACAGGGACAAGCACCGTGACAGGCACGGGGACGGGCTCCTGCGGCACCACAAGGACGAGCAGAGGCCTGCGGCCAGAGACAAGGACAACCCTCCGAACCCGCTCAGAGACAAGTCCAGGGAGGAGAGCCTGAAACTCAGCGAGACCAAACTGAAGGAGAAGTTCAAGGAAaacccagagaaagagaagggtgACCCGGCAAAGGTCAGCAACGGAAACGAGAAGCTGCCGGTGTCCAGAGACGTGGGCAAGAGAGACGCGCGGCCCAGAGAGAAGCTTCTGGGCGACGGTGACCTGATGATGACCAGCTTCGAGCGCATGCTGTCCCAGAAGGACCTGGAGGTCGAGGAGCGGCACAAGAGACACAAGGAGAGGATGAAGCAGATGGAGAAGATGCGGCACAGGTCCGGGGACCCGAAGCTCAAGGAGAGGATGAAGCCCGCCGAGGACGCGCGCAAGAAGAGTCTGGACGCCCCTCCCAAGAAGCCGCTGGCGCTGGACCCTGCCCTGAAGGACAGGAAGCTCAAGGAGTCTGCTCCTGCTCCGCCCGCCGCCGAGAACAAGCCCCACCCGGGACCAGCTGTGGACGCGAGGGACTGGTTGGCGGGACCGCACATGAAAGAGGTCCTGCCCGCTTCTCCCAGGCCTGACCAGGGCCGGCCCACCGGGGTCCCCACGCCCGCGTCCGTGGTGTCATGCCCCAGCTACGAGGAGGCCATGCACACGCCCAGGACACCGTCCTGCAGCGCCGACGAGTACTCCGACCTCATTTTCGACTGTGCAGACCCCCAGCCCGTGTCCAGCACGTCCGCCCGCgcctgctccccctccttcttcGACAGGTTCTCTGTAGCGGCGGGTGGGGTTTGTGAGACCGCGAGCCAGACGCCTACGAGGCCGTTGTGCACAAGCCTTTACCGCTCGGTCTCCGTCGATATCAGGAGGACCCCCGAGGAAGAATTCAGCCCTGGGGACAAGCTGTTCAGACAGCAGAGTGTCCCCACCGCGTCCACTTACGACTCACCGGGGCAGCACCTGGAGGACAAGGCCCCTGGGCCCCCAGGTCCTGCCGAGAAGTTTGCCTGCTTGTCTCCGGGGTATTATTCCCCAGACTATGgcatcccctcccccaaagcGGACGCTCTGCACTGCCCGCCTGCGGCCGCGGTCaacaccaccccctccccagagggTGCCTTCCCTGGTTTACAAGCGAAGTCCCCCCCTCCACACAGAGATGAGCTGTTGGCCCCATCCATGGAGGGAGCCCTTCCGCCTGACTTGGGCATCCCCCTGGATGCCACGGAGGACCAGCAGGCCACTGCCGCCATCATCCCCCCGGAGCCCAGCTACCTGGAACCACTGGACGAGGGGCCCTTCAGCACGGTCATCACGGAGGAGCCCGTTGAGTGGGCGCACCCGGCAGCCTCAGACCAGGGCCTCTCCTGCAGCCTGATCGGGGGCGCCCCTGAGAACCCCGTCAGCTGGCCTGTGGGGCCGGACCTCCTGCTTAAGTCCCCACAGCGACTCCCAGAGTCCCCGCAGCATTTCTGCCCCAGTGAGGCTGTCCACCCTGCTGCGCCGGGGCCCTTTGGGGCCACAGAGCCCCCttacccaggctcccctgactCGTACCCTCTGTCGGCCACCGAGCCTGGACTTGAGGGCGCCAAAGGTGACGTGGGGGAGGCGGTCCCGGCCTctgtctccgccccagaggagccagcCGCCTTTGCCCCTGCCTCCAGGCTGGAGCCATTCTTCTCCAACTGCAAGCCGCTGCCGGAAGCAGCCCCCGACACGGCCCCGGAGCCTGCGTGTTTGACCACCGTGGCTCAGGTGGAGGCTCTGGGGCCCATGGAAAGTAACTTCCTGGAAAACGGGCATGACCTGTCGGCCCTCGGCCAGGTGGAGCCGGTGCCCTGGCCCGACGGCTTCCCCAGCGCCGAGGACGACTTAGATCTCGGGCCCTTTTCCTTGCCAGACCTTCCCCCTCTTCAAGCGAAAGACGTTTCCGACGTCGAAACAGAACCTATAGAAGAGCCTGCCCTCATTCCTCCGGAAGAGACCCCAGCGGGGCCCCCTGTGGTCCTGAATGGCGGGGATGGCCCTGCCACGGCCGCCGAGGACCAGCCCCTGCGGCCTCCTGACCAGGTGGCCCCCCGGCTTGCCGCAGAGCCCGAGCCCCCGGAGGAGCCCCAGCCAGATGCCACGGTGGAAGCCGCGGTAGAAGCAGGGGCCGTGTTGGAGGGGAGGGTCCCTGAGGACTCCGACTCCAGCCTGGGGCCCGCGCCGGCACCCCCCGAGCAGCAACCACCAGGGAGTGGAGAGGAGGCGGCCGAGGGCCAAGATGCGCCGGCCGCATCCCACAGCGTGCCCGACGCCCCCGTGGACGGCTCGGCCGTGGCGGATGGGGCCGGCCCACTCGACAGTGCCGGTCTCGAGGGGCCGCTGGGCAGCATCCAGCCCGAAGTGATGGAACCAGAACCCAAACCCGCGGCCGAAGCCCCCAAGGCCCCCAAAGTGGAGGAGATCCCCCAGCGCATGACCAGGAACCGGGCCCAGATGCTGGCCAACCAGAACAAGCAGAGCTCGCCCCCCTCGGAGAAGGAGCCCGCGCCCGCACCCGCCCCCCGAGCAAAGGGCCGCTGCTGTGAGGAGGACGACCCCCAGGCCCAGCACCCACGCAAGCGCCGCTTCCAGCGCTCCagccagcagctgcagcagcagaTGAACACGTCCACACAGCAGACGCGGGAAGTGATCCAGCAGACGCTGGCCGCCATCGTGGACGCCATCAAGCTGGACGACATCGAGCCCTACCACAGCGACAGGTCCAACCCGTACTTCGAATACTTGCAGATCAGGAAGAAGATCGAGGAGAAGCGCAAGATCCTCTGCTACATCACCCCTCAGGCACCCCAGTGCTACGCCGAGTACGTCACCTACACGGGCTCCTACCTCCTGGACGGCAAGCCGCTCAGCAAGCTGCACATCCCCGTG ATtgcgccccctccctccctggcggAGCCCTTGAAGGAGTTGTTCAAGCAGCAGGAGACGGTGCGGGGCAAGCTGCGTCTGCAACACAGCATCGAGCGG gaaaaGCTCATCGTCTCCTGCGAGCAGGAGATCCTGCGGGTTCACTGCCGGGCGGCGAGGACCATTGCGAACCAGGCGGTGCCGTTCAGTGCCTGCACCATGCTGCTGGACTCGGAGGTCTACAACATGCCCTTGGAAAGTCAG GGGGATGAGAACAAGTCCGTGCGCGACCGGTTCAATGCCCGCCAGTTCATCTCCTGGCTCCAGGACGTGGATGACAAGTATGACCGCATGAAG ACATGTCTCCTGATGCGGCAACAGCACGAGGCCGCAGCTCTCAACGCCGTGCAGAGGATGGAGTGGCAGCTGAAGGTCCAGGAGCTGGACCCCGCCGGGCACAAGTCCTTGTGTGTCAACGAGGTGCCCTCCTTCTACGTGCCCATGGTCGATGTCAACGACGACTTCGTGCTTCTGCCAGCCTGA